The sequence below is a genomic window from Vibrio spartinae.
ACCTCGTAAACCGGGGCGCGCAAAATTTGGCGCAGATAATCTGCGCCGGTTTGGCTGGTGAATGTCATCGACTAGTCTCCTAGCTTGGATTTATCTCTCACCGCGCCTTTGTCAGCACTGGTGGCCATGCTGGCATAGGCTTTCAACGCAAAAGAGACTTCACGCTGGCGGTTGGCCGGTTTCCAGCCGAGCTGATCTTGCTCAGCACGGCGACTTGTCAGTTCATCCGCTGACACAACCAGTTCAATGGCTCGTCCGGGAATATCAATGTCAATGATGTCACCGTTTTTAATCAGCCCGATAGCACCGCCATTGGCAGCTTCCGGAGAGGCGTGACCGATAGAGAGACCGGATGTACCGCCGGAGAAGCGACCGTCGGTCAGCAAGGCACACGATTTACCGAGTCCCATCGATTTGAGGTACGTGGTCGGATACAGCATTTCTTGCATGCCGGGGCCGCCTTTGGGTCCTTCGTAGCGGATGACGACCACTTCACCTGCTTTGACTTGACCGCTAAGAATCCCTTCAACCGCATCTTCCTGACTTTCAAACACAATCGCCGGACCACGGAATTTCAGGTTACTTTCATCGACACCTGCGGTTTTGACGATACAGCCGTCCAATGCGATATTGCCTTTCAATACCGCAAGGCCACCATCTTGGCTGAAAGCGTGTTCTTTGGTTCGGATACATCCGTCCTGACGATCATCATCCAGCGTTTCCCAGTAGCAATCTTGTGAGAAGGCCTGAGTGGTGCGGATACCCGCAGGTCCGGCTCGGTAGAATGTTTTCACGTCAGTTGAGTCGGTCTGCATAATGTCATATTGCGCCAGCTGTTCTTGCAGGCTGATGCCGAGTACCGTTCTGGTCTCTGTATTCAGGAGATTGGCGCGGCTAAGTTCACCGAGTATCCCCATGACACCGCCGGCACGGTGGACGTCTTCCATATGGTACTTCTGAGTGGACGGTGCCACTTTACACAAATGCGGTACGCGGCGTGACATACGGTTAATATCATCCATGGTGAAGTCCACTTCACCTTCTTGTGCTGCAGCAAGCAGGTGCAGGACGGTATTGGTTGAACCGCCCATGGCAATATCCAGCGCCATGGCATTTTCAAAGGCAGATTTATTGGCAATGTTACGTGGCAGAACCGATGCATCATCCTGTTCGTAATAGCGTTTTGCCAGGCCGACGATGCGTTGACCTGCTGTGAGGAAGAGTGTTTTGCGATCCGCATGCGTTGCGAGCAGTGAACCGTTGCCCGGCTGCGACAGCCCCAAAGCTTCAGTCAGACAGTTCATCGAGTTGGCTGTAAACATACCGGAGCAAGAACCGCATGTCGGACAAGCGGAACGCTCGACCTGTTCACTTTGTTCGTCAGATACATTTGGATCGGCACCTTGAATCATCGCATCAACGAGATCGAGTTTGATTAGCTGGTCGGAAAGTTTGGTTTTACCGGCTTCCATCGGCCCACCGGAAACAAAGATCACGGGGATATTCAGGCGCAGCGAGGCCATGAGCATTCCGGGGGTGATTTTGTCACAGTTGGAGATACAGACCATCGCGTCGGCACAGTGCGCATTGACCATGTATTCGACGGAGTCAGCAATCAACTCACGAGAAGGTAGTGAGTAGAGCATCCCGCCGTGGCCCATCGCGATCCCGTCATCGACGGCAATGGTGTTAAATTCTTTGGCAATACCACCGGCCTCTTCAATTTCACGAGCGACCATCTGGCCTAAGTCTTTCAGATGAACATGGCCCGGTACAAACTGGGTGAATGAATTGACCACGGCAATGATGGGCTTCCCAAAATCATCTTCTTTGACGCCGGTAGCACGCCATAACGCGCGTGCCCCAGCCATATTGCGACCATGTGTTGTTGTTGCGGAACGATACTTCGGCATTGTGTTGTCCTTTACTTGATTCTTTTGGGGTTAGGCATTCTCTTGAGGATTGACGTAATCTAACCAACCCCATTTATCTTCAGTGGTTCCATTGAACAGTCCGAAAAAGGCATCCTGAATGACTTTGGTTGTCGGACCGCGTTTTCCTGAACCGACGGTGATGCGATCGACACTGCGTACCGGCACGATTTCAGCTGCGGTTCCGGTCATGAAAATTTCGTCTGCCAGATAGAGCCCTTCACGGGCGATATTGGCTTCGCGGACGGTATAGCCGAGATCTTTCGCCAAAATCATAATGGTATCGCGCGTAATCCCCGGAAGAATCGAGCTGGTTGTCGGTGGCGTGAGGATTTCTCCGTCTTTGACCACAAAAATATTTTCACCGGCCCCTTCGGA
It includes:
- the ilvD gene encoding dihydroxy-acid dehydratase translates to MPKYRSATTTHGRNMAGARALWRATGVKEDDFGKPIIAVVNSFTQFVPGHVHLKDLGQMVAREIEEAGGIAKEFNTIAVDDGIAMGHGGMLYSLPSRELIADSVEYMVNAHCADAMVCISNCDKITPGMLMASLRLNIPVIFVSGGPMEAGKTKLSDQLIKLDLVDAMIQGADPNVSDEQSEQVERSACPTCGSCSGMFTANSMNCLTEALGLSQPGNGSLLATHADRKTLFLTAGQRIVGLAKRYYEQDDASVLPRNIANKSAFENAMALDIAMGGSTNTVLHLLAAAQEGEVDFTMDDINRMSRRVPHLCKVAPSTQKYHMEDVHRAGGVMGILGELSRANLLNTETRTVLGISLQEQLAQYDIMQTDSTDVKTFYRAGPAGIRTTQAFSQDCYWETLDDDRQDGCIRTKEHAFSQDGGLAVLKGNIALDGCIVKTAGVDESNLKFRGPAIVFESQEDAVEGILSGQVKAGEVVVIRYEGPKGGPGMQEMLYPTTYLKSMGLGKSCALLTDGRFSGGTSGLSIGHASPEAANGGAIGLIKNGDIIDIDIPGRAIELVVSADELTSRRAEQDQLGWKPANRQREVSFALKAYASMATSADKGAVRDKSKLGD